In the genome of Vibrio sp. NTOU-M3, one region contains:
- the sapA gene encoding ABC transporter substrate-binding protein SapA, whose product MRALIQLTLGLFSFSLLTGCGEEIDHSKIRQSGFVYCGQGGPTSLNPQLVDSGITSEALSPQIFDTLLTLDPDTFQPVGNLAQSWSVNKQATEYTFTLRENVQFQSTPWFTPTRPLNAQDVVFSFRRIIDSSNPFHYVGGGMYPWFDGIDFQNLLVDVQAIGEHQVKFTLARPDNTFLANIATSYAVIHSKEYATELEHKDEKGQLDSFPIGTGPFYLSEYQVNDFIRLKRHQNYWKGEAKMSQVVFDISHRGTGTLAKLLRKECDVLSSPLSSQIPIIEDQEHINLVAKPAMNISFIAVNTSHPALNDPRVRKALNFAINRQNILDSVYYGTGSQAYSVLPPSSWAYQKDTVQIRYDRNYAIALLKEAGFDKGLELNMSVPLEPRAYNPSPRKTAELIQSNLADIGITLNLFTDDRFDRTQVDANANIDLFLTGWIADTADPDNFFRPLLSCDSERAGLNVSSWCNPDFDFLLDLALEVEKPRYRLNLYRQAQNVLNEEFPVIPLNHGMQFQAYDDSLTGFKMSPFNTQPFDQVERLR is encoded by the coding sequence TCACAGCAAAATTCGCCAAAGTGGCTTTGTTTATTGTGGGCAAGGAGGGCCAACCTCACTCAACCCACAACTGGTTGACAGCGGCATTACATCTGAAGCTCTTAGCCCGCAGATTTTTGATACTCTGCTCACTCTCGATCCTGACACCTTCCAACCGGTAGGTAATCTCGCACAAAGCTGGTCAGTCAATAAGCAAGCGACCGAATATACTTTCACGCTTAGGGAAAATGTACAGTTTCAGTCAACACCTTGGTTTACGCCCACTCGTCCTTTGAATGCTCAAGATGTGGTGTTTAGTTTTCGCCGAATCATCGACAGTTCAAACCCATTCCATTATGTCGGTGGAGGCATGTACCCTTGGTTTGATGGGATTGATTTTCAGAATCTATTAGTCGATGTGCAAGCCATTGGCGAGCATCAGGTGAAGTTTACGTTGGCTCGACCAGACAATACGTTTCTCGCTAATATTGCCACCAGCTACGCGGTGATCCACTCAAAAGAATATGCAACCGAACTAGAGCATAAAGACGAAAAAGGACAACTCGATAGCTTCCCCATTGGCACTGGGCCATTTTATTTGTCTGAGTACCAAGTTAACGATTTTATTCGCCTAAAACGCCATCAGAACTATTGGAAAGGCGAAGCTAAAATGAGCCAAGTTGTTTTCGATATTTCCCACCGTGGAACAGGCACACTGGCTAAACTACTTCGTAAAGAGTGTGATGTATTAAGTTCACCACTTTCGAGCCAAATCCCTATTATTGAAGACCAAGAACACATCAATTTAGTAGCAAAGCCCGCGATGAATATTTCTTTTATCGCCGTCAACACTTCGCACCCAGCCCTCAATGATCCTAGGGTACGAAAAGCATTGAACTTTGCTATCAACCGCCAAAACATCCTAGATTCCGTGTATTACGGAACCGGAAGTCAGGCGTATTCGGTTCTCCCGCCGAGTTCTTGGGCTTACCAAAAAGATACGGTGCAAATTCGCTACGATCGAAACTATGCTATCGCACTTCTAAAAGAAGCGGGCTTTGATAAAGGACTAGAACTCAATATGTCGGTTCCTCTTGAACCGAGAGCTTACAACCCTAGCCCACGGAAAACGGCTGAACTGATCCAATCTAACTTAGCGGATATCGGTATCACCCTAAATCTGTTTACAGATGACCGATTCGATCGCACACAGGTGGACGCCAATGCCAATATCGATCTGTTTCTAACTGGTTGGATTGCAGACACCGCCGACCCCGACAACTTTTTCCGCCCGCTACTGTCATGTGATTCGGAGCGAGCAGGCCTTAATGTATCTAGCTGGTGTAATCCCGACTTTGACTTCTTGTTGGATCTCGCATTAGAGGTTGAGAAGCCTAGATACAGATTGAATTTATATCGTCAGGCACAGAATGTATTAAACGAAGAGTTTCCGGTTATCCCACTAAACCATGGGATGCAATTCCAAGCTTATGACGACTCACTAACTGGATTCAAAATGAGCCCGTTTAACACCCAGCCATTTGATCAAGTTGAGAGGTTGCGATAA